Proteins encoded together in one Fluviicola sp. window:
- the crtI gene encoding phytoene desaturase family protein: protein MSGKKIAIIGSGISSLSCASFLAKEGHEVLILEQNDSIGGRARQFKTDNGFTFDMGPSWYWMPDIFENFYRQFGYTTSDFYELVRLNPSYQVIWGNNDIDPIPASIPEMEEYFEKLELGSSIKLRQFLADAEKKYNIGMKDLVYKPSLKLTEFADTRVLTGLFKMQLFTSFASFIRKYFTHPKIISLLEFPILFLGATPKDTPALYSLMNYADIQLGTWYPMGGMFEFVKAFEKIALEQGVTFSLNTRVLGFNTSNGEIRSVNTSRGEIACDYVISGADYQHTEQLLKNKANYTDSYWEKRIMAPSCLLFYIGLDCKVPNLLHHNLFFDEDFDAHASDIYKNPKWPRKPLFYASCPSKTDPSVAPENGENLFLLIPIAPNLTDSEKQREDYFQILRNRLIEKIGFDLNPHIVYKRSYCISDFVTDYNAFKGNAYGLANTLKQTALLKPRIKNKHLSNLFYTGQLTVPGPGVPPSIVSGEVVAKHVIKQIEKQY from the coding sequence ATGTCAGGAAAAAAAATAGCTATTATCGGTTCAGGTATTTCCAGTTTATCCTGTGCGTCATTCCTGGCAAAGGAAGGACACGAAGTGCTTATCCTGGAACAGAACGACAGCATTGGCGGAAGAGCACGTCAGTTTAAAACGGATAACGGATTTACGTTCGACATGGGACCAAGCTGGTACTGGATGCCGGATATTTTCGAGAATTTCTACCGGCAATTCGGCTACACTACGTCAGACTTTTATGAACTCGTCCGGTTAAATCCGTCCTACCAGGTTATCTGGGGCAACAATGACATTGATCCCATTCCTGCTTCGATTCCTGAAATGGAAGAATACTTTGAGAAACTGGAACTGGGAAGCAGTATTAAACTGAGACAATTCCTGGCAGATGCCGAAAAGAAATACAACATCGGGATGAAGGATTTGGTGTACAAACCAAGTCTGAAACTGACCGAATTTGCCGATACCCGTGTTTTGACCGGTTTATTCAAAATGCAGCTCTTCACATCCTTTGCTTCGTTCATCCGGAAATATTTCACGCATCCGAAAATCATTTCACTACTTGAATTCCCGATCCTATTCCTGGGAGCAACCCCAAAAGATACGCCGGCCCTTTATTCATTAATGAATTACGCGGATATTCAACTGGGAACCTGGTACCCGATGGGTGGAATGTTCGAATTTGTGAAAGCATTCGAAAAAATTGCGCTGGAACAAGGAGTCACTTTTTCATTGAACACGCGCGTTCTCGGATTTAATACTTCAAACGGGGAAATCCGGTCTGTTAATACTTCCCGGGGAGAAATTGCCTGTGATTATGTGATCTCCGGAGCGGATTATCAACACACCGAACAACTCCTGAAAAATAAAGCCAATTACACGGACAGTTACTGGGAAAAGCGAATAATGGCTCCCTCCTGCCTCCTGTTCTACATCGGTTTGGATTGTAAAGTTCCGAATCTGCTTCACCACAACCTGTTTTTCGATGAGGATTTTGACGCACACGCTTCTGACATCTATAAAAATCCGAAGTGGCCGCGCAAACCGCTTTTCTATGCGAGTTGTCCTTCGAAAACAGATCCTTCCGTTGCGCCGGAAAACGGTGAAAACCTGTTTTTATTAATACCGATCGCACCAAATCTTACCGATTCGGAAAAACAACGCGAAGATTATTTCCAGATCCTGCGAAATCGATTAATCGAAAAAATAGGGTTTGATCTCAATCCACACATTGTTTACAAGCGTAGTTATTGCATCTCCGATTTTGTAACGGATTACAACGCCTTTAAAGGAAATGCTTATGGATTGGCAAATACATTGAAACAAACTGCTTTATTGAAACCCCGTATCAAGAACAAGCATTTATCAAACCTGTTTTATACAGGGCAATTGACGGTTCCGGGACCTGGAGTTCCGCCATCTATCGTTTCGGGAGAAGTGGTCGCAAAACATGTGATCAAACAAATTGAAAAACAATATTAA
- a CDS encoding phytoene/squalene synthase family protein, whose translation MKQLFDTLSLDMSAMTTKRYSTSFSLGIRFLSRDLQAPIHAIYGFVRFADEIVDSFHEYEKKDLLKEFRAETYKAIERGISLNPILNSFQWVVNTYKIDEELIEIFLDSMEMDLETSQYERTVYERYILGSAEVVGLMCLKVFVRGSQLDYEELQEPAMKLGAAFQKINFLRDLNADYYQLGRSYFPEMNFDHFDHAMKQKIEEEIEMDFKAGYEGIKKLPKDARFGVYMAYRYYVKLFHKIRQTDPHIILGERIRIPDNKKYRLLFTSYLRHNLNLL comes from the coding sequence ATGAAACAATTATTCGACACACTTTCACTGGACATGAGCGCCATGACAACCAAAAGGTACAGTACGTCCTTTTCCCTGGGCATCCGATTTCTGAGCAGAGACCTGCAGGCACCTATCCATGCCATTTACGGATTTGTGCGTTTCGCAGATGAAATCGTAGACAGTTTTCACGAGTATGAAAAGAAAGATTTGCTGAAGGAATTCAGAGCCGAAACTTACAAAGCGATTGAACGCGGCATTTCCCTGAACCCGATCCTGAACAGCTTTCAATGGGTGGTGAATACCTATAAAATTGACGAGGAATTGATTGAGATATTTTTGGATTCGATGGAAATGGACCTGGAAACCTCCCAATACGAGCGCACGGTATACGAGCGGTACATCTTAGGTTCTGCAGAAGTGGTAGGCTTGATGTGCCTCAAGGTTTTTGTAAGGGGAAGCCAGCTTGACTACGAAGAATTGCAGGAACCGGCCATGAAATTGGGTGCTGCTTTCCAGAAGATCAATTTCCTGCGCGATCTGAATGCCGATTATTACCAGTTGGGCCGCTCATATTTCCCGGAAATGAATTTTGATCATTTCGACCATGCCATGAAGCAGAAAATCGAAGAGGAAATCGAAATGGATTTCAAAGCAGGATATGAGGGCATTAAGAAATTGCCTAAAGACGCACGCTTTGGAGTTTATATGGCTTATCGTTACTATGTCAAGTTATTCCACAAGATCCGGCAAACAGATCCCCATATTATTTTGGGCGAACGCATCCGGATTCCCGACAATAAAAAGTACCGTTTGCTATTTACTTCTTATCTTCGTCATAACCTGAATTTATTGTAG
- a CDS encoding 6-carboxytetrahydropterin synthase gives MKIFRVEQFNAAHRLFNPNWDDETNNRVFGKCNNPNFHGHNYKLEVELDGPINPDTGYVMDMKQLSDIMKLEILERFDHRNLNLDCPEFKDLIPSAENIAFVCWNILRDKLPAGLKLKVRLWETPRNGVEYDGN, from the coding sequence ATGAAGATCTTTCGCGTCGAACAATTCAATGCTGCACATCGCTTATTCAATCCGAACTGGGACGATGAAACCAATAACCGTGTTTTCGGGAAATGCAACAACCCCAATTTTCACGGACACAATTACAAACTGGAAGTGGAATTGGACGGTCCGATCAATCCCGACACCGGTTATGTAATGGACATGAAACAGCTTTCCGACATTATGAAGCTGGAAATCCTGGAGCGTTTCGACCACCGGAACCTGAACCTGGATTGTCCGGAATTCAAAGATTTGATCCCTTCTGCGGAAAACATCGCATTCGTTTGCTGGAATATTTTACGCGACAAACTTCCGGCAGGATTGAAATTAAAAGTGCGCCTGTGGGAAACTCCCCGCAATGGAGTCGAATACGATGGAAACTAA
- a CDS encoding deoxyribodipyrimidine photo-lyase has translation MEKLTFFWHRRDLRIHDNAGLFKALKQGENVQPIFIFDTQILSKLPKNDQRVLFIHQQIETLQAAYQKLGASLWVFRGNPTQLIPELVKEYSVQKVFCNRDYEPDAIKRDKSVHEALQKLDCTFSGSKDQVIFEKDEVVKPDGNPYHVFTPYMKRWKEKLNDFYLSTYPVEKYTSNLNKGKKFALPSLEELGFSEIQTQEFPSLTIPTKIIRNYHETRDIPSIEGTSRLSLHLRFGTISIRELARYAKATNEKYFNELIWRDFYQMILYWYPKSMDHAFKSEYDRIEWEFDEKQFRAWCEGKTGYPLVDAGMRELNETGHMHNRIRMVVASFLCKHLMHDWRLGERYFAEKLLDFELASNVGGWQWAAGSGVDAAPYFRIFNPTSQQEKFDPKFEYIKKWVPEFGTADYPEPIVEHKWARERVLERYKKALKAK, from the coding sequence ATGGAAAAACTGACCTTCTTCTGGCATCGGAGAGATCTGAGAATCCACGACAATGCCGGACTTTTCAAAGCATTAAAACAAGGAGAAAATGTTCAGCCTATTTTCATTTTTGATACCCAAATACTAAGCAAACTTCCGAAAAATGACCAGCGTGTTCTGTTTATTCATCAGCAGATTGAAACATTACAGGCAGCTTATCAAAAACTCGGGGCTTCCTTGTGGGTTTTCCGGGGAAATCCAACGCAATTAATTCCAGAACTGGTCAAAGAATATTCCGTTCAAAAAGTATTTTGCAACAGGGATTACGAACCCGATGCCATTAAACGCGACAAATCCGTTCACGAAGCGCTTCAAAAACTGGATTGTACCTTTTCAGGCTCGAAAGACCAGGTGATTTTTGAAAAAGATGAGGTGGTGAAGCCCGACGGAAATCCCTATCACGTTTTTACTCCCTACATGAAACGATGGAAGGAAAAACTGAACGATTTCTACCTGAGTACTTACCCGGTTGAAAAATATACTTCCAACCTGAACAAGGGAAAGAAATTTGCTCTTCCCAGCCTGGAAGAACTAGGGTTCAGTGAAATTCAAACACAGGAATTTCCTTCACTCACCATTCCAACCAAAATCATCCGGAATTACCACGAAACCCGTGATATTCCTTCCATTGAGGGAACGTCGCGTCTAAGTCTGCACCTGCGTTTCGGGACGATCTCCATTCGCGAATTGGCCAGGTACGCAAAAGCAACCAACGAAAAATACTTCAACGAATTGATCTGGCGGGATTTTTACCAGATGATCCTGTATTGGTATCCCAAAAGTATGGACCATGCTTTCAAATCCGAATACGACCGCATTGAATGGGAATTTGACGAAAAACAATTCCGGGCCTGGTGCGAAGGTAAAACCGGTTATCCGCTGGTTGATGCCGGAATGCGCGAACTGAATGAAACAGGTCATATGCACAACCGTATCCGGATGGTGGTGGCGAGTTTCCTTTGCAAGCATCTGATGCATGACTGGCGATTGGGGGAACGCTATTTTGCGGAGAAATTACTGGATTTCGAATTAGCGAGCAATGTCGGTGGCTGGCAATGGGCCGCAGGTTCGGGAGTTGATGCAGCTCCCTATTTCCGCATTTTCAACCCGACCAGTCAGCAGGAAAAATTCGATCCGAAGTTTGAATACATCAAAAAGTGGGTGCCGGAATTCGGAACTGCTGATTACCCGGAACCAATTGTGGAACACAAATGGGCTCGCGAACGGGTATTAGAACGGTATAAAAAAGCGCTGAAAGCAAAATAA
- a CDS encoding carboxypeptidase-like regulatory domain-containing protein yields MNNWLKYGLIGMVFAISLNANSQNKERLIQLSGVVVSSDSLQEMPYAGVYNKTIHRGTIADVYGFFSLVVQPGDTVMFRYYGHKPSSYIVPDTLTENRYSIIHMMMVDTIQLTEVVVYPWPSKEAFAQAFVEMNPYDDAMLRAQKQLSGQSLAQIASLVPSDASLSFGNVVNQNNTRLYTMGQSPVNNLLNPFAWATFLQKWRSGELRRQ; encoded by the coding sequence ATGAATAATTGGTTGAAATACGGACTTATCGGAATGGTATTTGCCATTTCACTGAACGCGAATTCTCAAAATAAAGAGCGTTTAATTCAATTGTCGGGAGTAGTTGTTTCTTCAGATAGCTTGCAGGAAATGCCTTACGCCGGGGTTTATAACAAAACCATTCATAGAGGTACGATTGCTGATGTCTATGGGTTCTTTTCCCTGGTTGTCCAGCCGGGAGATACAGTGATGTTCCGGTATTACGGTCACAAACCTTCTTCTTACATTGTTCCGGATACTTTAACCGAGAACCGTTATTCAATTATTCATATGATGATGGTTGATACCATTCAGTTAACTGAGGTAGTTGTCTATCCATGGCCATCCAAAGAAGCATTTGCACAAGCGTTTGTAGAAATGAATCCTTATGACGATGCGATGCTGAGGGCTCAGAAACAATTGTCGGGACAATCCCTGGCGCAAATTGCTTCCCTAGTTCCGAGTGATGCTTCTCTTTCTTTCGGGAACGTGGTAAACCAAAACAATACACGTTTATATACAATGGGGCAATCTCCGGTAAACAACTTGCTGAACCCGTTTGCCTGGGCAACCTTCCTGCAGAAATGGCGATCCGGTGAACTGAGACGTCAATAA
- the guaB gene encoding IMP dehydrogenase has protein sequence MALSNLNSVREGLTYDDVLLVPAFSQVLPRDVQLKSKITRNIEVNTPIVSAAMDTVTEASLAIALAQHGGIGVIHKNMSIADQALEVRKVKRSESGMILDPVTLSEHALVKDALELMAEYKIGGIPVVDENRKLKGIITNRDLRFEKNHTRPVREIMTTENLITTKDGTSLATAEDILQENKIEKLPVVDANNTLIGLITYRDIIKVKTHPNSCKDQYGRLRVAAAVGVTHDTIERVQALVEAGVDAIVIDTAHGHTEGVVVKLKEVKAQYPQLDVIVGNIATAAAAKYLVEAGADAVKVGIGPGSICTTRVIAGVGVPQLTAVNDVALALEGTGVPVIADGGIRYTGDIVKAIAAGADVVMIGSMFAGVEESPGETIIYEGRKFKSYRGMGSLEAMQKGSKDRYFQDAEDDIKKLVPEGISGRVPYKGNLFEVVYQIVGGLRAGMGYCGAGSIDKLKGAEFVRITSAGMRESHPHDVTITREAPNYSLK, from the coding sequence ATGGCACTGTCCAATCTTAATTCAGTCAGAGAAGGTCTCACTTACGACGACGTACTCTTAGTCCCGGCATTTTCACAAGTTCTACCACGCGACGTTCAATTAAAAAGTAAAATTACCCGTAACATCGAGGTCAATACTCCTATCGTTTCCGCTGCAATGGATACGGTTACGGAAGCAAGTCTGGCTATTGCACTTGCCCAGCACGGAGGAATCGGAGTGATCCACAAAAACATGAGCATTGCCGACCAGGCATTGGAAGTACGGAAAGTAAAGCGTTCCGAAAGCGGAATGATCCTGGATCCGGTGACTTTATCCGAGCACGCCCTTGTCAAAGATGCATTGGAATTAATGGCTGAGTATAAGATCGGCGGAATTCCGGTAGTGGATGAAAACAGAAAATTAAAAGGAATTATCACTAACCGCGATTTGCGTTTTGAGAAAAACCATACTCGTCCGGTTAGAGAAATCATGACCACTGAAAACCTGATCACTACCAAAGACGGAACAAGTCTGGCAACAGCAGAAGATATTTTACAGGAAAATAAAATCGAAAAATTACCGGTTGTTGATGCAAACAACACCCTGATCGGGTTGATCACTTACCGCGACATCATCAAAGTAAAAACACACCCGAATTCCTGCAAGGACCAATACGGAAGACTGCGTGTTGCTGCAGCTGTTGGAGTTACACACGATACCATCGAGCGTGTACAGGCTTTAGTTGAGGCCGGTGTAGATGCAATCGTTATCGATACTGCTCACGGACATACGGAAGGTGTGGTTGTGAAACTAAAAGAAGTCAAAGCGCAATACCCGCAGTTGGATGTGATCGTAGGGAATATTGCTACTGCAGCCGCTGCAAAATACCTGGTAGAAGCAGGTGCAGATGCTGTGAAAGTAGGAATCGGCCCGGGTTCTATTTGTACAACACGTGTGATCGCAGGAGTCGGAGTGCCGCAGTTGACAGCTGTCAATGATGTTGCTCTGGCATTGGAAGGAACAGGAGTTCCGGTAATTGCCGACGGTGGTATCCGTTATACGGGAGATATCGTAAAAGCGATCGCTGCCGGAGCAGATGTAGTGATGATCGGTTCCATGTTTGCAGGAGTAGAAGAATCTCCGGGTGAAACCATCATCTACGAAGGAAGAAAATTCAAATCTTACCGCGGAATGGGATCTTTGGAAGCGATGCAAAAAGGTTCGAAAGACCGTTATTTCCAGGATGCGGAAGACGATATCAAAAAACTGGTTCCGGAAGGAATTTCAGGACGCGTTCCATATAAAGGAAACTTATTCGAAGTGGTTTACCAGATCGTTGGTGGTTTGAGAGCCGGAATGGGTTACTGCGGAGCAGGTTCGATCGACAAATTAAAAGGAGCTGAATTCGTACGCATTACCTCAGCAGGAATGCGTGAATCGCACCCGCACGATGTAACGATCACACGGGAAGCACCGAATTATAGTTTAAAATGA
- a CDS encoding peptidylprolyl isomerase produces the protein MKKRLILALGILFSLNTTAQTDNVVMEIDGKKVTKSEFLQIYLKNNTNPKYDKQSLDEYMELFKKFKLKVAEAEALGYDTIPKLKKELAGYRKQLSQPYLIDSTKNSALVKQAYERMKNEVHASHILVKVAENASPEDTLAAYNRIMAIKKRIENGEDFATVAKGKNGSDDPSAVRNGGDLGYFTAFQMVYQFEEAAYNTPVGKISNPVRTKFGYHILKVIDMRPARGTMKAAHIMVATGKEATPEEIETAHKKVDEIYAKLQAGESFEKLASEFSDDAQTAEKGGELPLFGTGTTTRMVPEFEEAAFQLKANGDVSQPVQTAFGYHIIKRLELTPLRSFEELKKEIQGKVNKDERAVVTQQSFIEKLKKTYAFKDNYSKTSKWFVQNIDTNYYKGTWNADALKSNTAMFTLDKKSFTQKDFAAYLQKNFRAYKSMDANTLVKKQYAAWQNSEILGYEESKLDSKYPDFKALMQEYHDGILLYEVMSDKVWNKAIKDTSGLKTFFESNNANYKWGKRYNAYIYECSNEDIAKKVAAMLKSDTISSRTVINAINKDSELNLRVRTGKFEVESTPYLKGHELKKGVNPAYVVDGKYYIVKVDEILEPMQKTMAEAKGAATSDYQTYLEKEWLTEIAKKHPIVIHEQVLYSLGK, from the coding sequence ATGAAAAAACGACTAATATTAGCCTTAGGAATCCTGTTTTCCCTGAATACCACCGCTCAAACGGATAACGTTGTGATGGAAATTGACGGTAAAAAGGTCACCAAATCCGAATTCCTCCAGATTTACTTAAAGAATAATACCAATCCGAAATACGACAAACAATCGTTGGATGAGTACATGGAATTGTTCAAGAAATTCAAGTTGAAAGTTGCAGAAGCAGAAGCACTTGGATACGATACCATTCCGAAATTGAAAAAGGAATTGGCGGGTTACAGAAAACAATTGTCGCAGCCATACCTGATTGATTCTACGAAGAACAGTGCTTTGGTAAAACAGGCATACGAGCGCATGAAAAATGAAGTTCATGCTTCTCATATTTTAGTGAAAGTAGCGGAAAATGCTTCTCCTGAAGATACGCTGGCGGCTTACAACCGCATCATGGCTATCAAAAAACGCATCGAGAACGGTGAAGATTTCGCCACTGTTGCAAAAGGAAAAAATGGTTCCGATGATCCATCCGCAGTAAGAAACGGCGGAGACCTGGGTTACTTCACTGCATTCCAGATGGTATACCAGTTTGAAGAAGCGGCTTACAATACACCGGTTGGGAAAATTTCCAATCCTGTTCGCACCAAATTCGGTTACCACATCCTGAAAGTAATCGATATGCGCCCGGCGAGAGGAACCATGAAAGCAGCACACATCATGGTTGCAACCGGAAAAGAAGCAACTCCTGAAGAAATCGAAACAGCTCATAAAAAAGTAGATGAGATTTACGCGAAATTGCAAGCCGGAGAATCTTTTGAAAAATTGGCAAGCGAGTTTTCCGACGATGCACAAACAGCTGAAAAAGGCGGAGAATTGCCATTGTTCGGAACAGGAACAACCACACGCATGGTTCCTGAATTCGAAGAAGCAGCTTTCCAGCTGAAAGCAAACGGAGACGTTTCACAACCGGTACAAACAGCTTTCGGATACCACATCATCAAACGTTTGGAATTAACACCTCTGCGCAGCTTTGAAGAATTGAAAAAAGAGATCCAGGGCAAAGTCAATAAAGACGAGCGTGCCGTTGTAACTCAGCAATCATTCATTGAAAAGCTGAAGAAAACATATGCTTTCAAGGATAATTACAGCAAAACAAGCAAGTGGTTCGTACAAAACATCGATACCAACTACTACAAAGGAACCTGGAATGCTGATGCTTTGAAATCAAACACAGCCATGTTTACTTTGGATAAAAAATCCTTCACTCAGAAAGATTTTGCCGCTTACCTGCAAAAGAACTTCAGAGCTTACAAGAGCATGGACGCAAATACCCTGGTGAAAAAGCAATACGCAGCTTGGCAAAACAGCGAAATCCTTGGTTACGAAGAAAGCAAATTAGACAGCAAATACCCAGACTTCAAAGCATTGATGCAGGAATACCACGACGGAATTTTGTTGTACGAAGTGATGTCCGATAAAGTTTGGAACAAAGCGATCAAAGATACTTCCGGGTTGAAAACTTTCTTTGAAAGCAACAACGCGAACTACAAATGGGGAAAAAGATACAACGCCTATATTTACGAATGTTCGAATGAAGACATCGCGAAAAAAGTGGCTGCTATGCTGAAAAGCGATACGATTTCTTCCCGCACGGTAATCAATGCAATCAACAAGGATTCGGAATTGAACCTGCGTGTAAGAACTGGTAAATTTGAAGTAGAATCTACTCCGTATTTGAAAGGACACGAGTTGAAAAAAGGAGTCAATCCGGCTTATGTGGTTGACGGCAAGTATTACATTGTGAAAGTGGACGAGATCCTGGAGCCGATGCAGAAAACAATGGCAGAAGCGAAAGGAGCTGCAACTTCCGATTATCAAACCTATCTCGAAAAAGAATGGTTGACGGAAATTGCCAAAAAGCACCCGATAGTGATACACGAGCAAGTCCTTTACAGTTTAGGAAAATAA
- a CDS encoding peptidylprolyl isomerase — MKYSIILSLFFILAFTKSFAQPKIIDKVVAQVGDNIVLFSEIEGQKQSMKQNGIPDADINDCAILEQMLYNFLLVNQAELDSIQISDEQVDAEMENKLRMIESQMKNVKDEKGNPITIESFYGKTKLQIKEEFRTIIKKRMQGQEVERGITSAIDVSPLDVENFFKSIPKDSLPYINSQLSFQQIAIFPAITKNDKDIAYKQLSDIRKQVVSGKTSFCSAAAFYSEDPGSAKICGRIEGTRGQMARPFEATAYSLKVGEISEVFETEFGYHFMQLIERKGDDYVVNHILIAPKFSLDNLDASSKRIEKCYSELKENKITWEDAVKIYSNDANTKENKGFITNPITGEIKWSVEQVNQVDPMMFQLTDGLEINQITAPLLYYDFNERKEAIRIVRVAERTKPHVGNLTDDYNLFRMMALEQKKQKAIETWTKSKISTAYIRIDDSFKDCQFQNQWVPKAP, encoded by the coding sequence ATGAAATACAGCATAATCCTTAGTTTATTCTTCATACTGGCATTTACCAAATCCTTTGCCCAACCTAAAATCATCGATAAAGTAGTTGCTCAGGTGGGTGATAACATTGTGCTTTTTTCAGAAATCGAGGGACAAAAACAATCCATGAAGCAAAATGGTATTCCGGATGCAGACATCAATGACTGCGCTATCCTGGAACAAATGCTGTATAACTTCCTGCTGGTAAACCAGGCCGAATTGGATTCTATCCAGATCAGCGACGAACAGGTGGATGCAGAAATGGAAAACAAGCTTCGCATGATTGAAAGTCAGATGAAGAATGTGAAAGATGAAAAAGGGAATCCGATTACCATTGAATCTTTTTATGGCAAAACCAAACTCCAGATCAAAGAAGAATTCAGAACCATCATTAAGAAAAGAATGCAGGGACAGGAAGTAGAACGAGGCATTACTTCTGCCATTGATGTTTCCCCGCTTGACGTTGAGAACTTTTTCAAGTCGATCCCCAAAGACAGTTTGCCGTATATCAACTCGCAGCTTTCTTTCCAGCAGATAGCCATTTTCCCGGCCATTACAAAAAACGATAAGGACATTGCCTACAAGCAACTTTCAGATATCCGGAAACAAGTCGTTAGCGGTAAAACCAGTTTTTGTTCCGCTGCAGCGTTTTATTCCGAAGACCCGGGAAGTGCTAAAATCTGCGGACGGATCGAAGGTACACGCGGTCAGATGGCACGCCCGTTTGAAGCAACGGCTTACAGCTTAAAAGTAGGAGAAATCAGTGAAGTGTTTGAAACAGAATTCGGATATCACTTCATGCAGCTGATCGAACGAAAGGGTGATGATTACGTAGTAAATCACATCCTGATAGCTCCTAAATTCAGCCTGGACAACCTGGATGCTTCCAGCAAGCGCATTGAGAAATGCTACAGCGAACTGAAAGAAAATAAAATAACCTGGGAAGACGCTGTTAAGATCTATTCGAACGATGCAAACACGAAGGAAAACAAAGGATTCATCACCAACCCGATTACCGGGGAGATCAAATGGAGTGTTGAACAAGTGAACCAGGTTGACCCGATGATGTTCCAATTGACAGACGGACTGGAAATCAACCAGATTACCGCTCCGCTTTTGTACTACGATTTCAACGAGCGCAAGGAAGCAATCCGCATTGTACGCGTAGCTGAACGTACCAAGCCGCACGTGGGTAACCTAACGGATGATTACAACTTATTCCGCATGATGGCATTGGAACAAAAGAAGCAAAAAGCTATCGAAACCTGGACGAAATCTAAAATTTCAACCGCATATATCCGCATTGATGATTCTTTCAAAGATTGTCAGTTTCAAAATCAATGGGTTCCTAAAGCACCTTAA
- a CDS encoding AAA family ATPase, producing MSDVAAIEQLVKDYKALKNEIHQVIVGQEEVVDQVLISIFSRGHCLLVGVPGLAKTLLVNTIADTLGLSFNRVQFTPDLMPSDIVGSEILDESRQFKFIKGPLFNNIILADEINRTPPKTQSALLEAMQERRVTAAGTTYSLPHPFFVLATQNPIEQEGTYPLPEAQLDRFMFNIWVDYPTFVEELAIVKSTTSDTKIQLKQIVSGEKIAEYQELIRRIPVPDNVLEYAVKLVAKTRKDNPMAPQLTKDFISWGAGPRASQYLIVGAKCHAALHGRFSPDIDDVKAVALPILRHRIVRNYRAEAEGFSNDRLISELMKS from the coding sequence ATGTCAGACGTAGCTGCTATTGAACAACTGGTAAAAGACTATAAAGCACTTAAGAACGAAATCCACCAGGTCATTGTCGGCCAGGAAGAAGTAGTTGATCAGGTATTGATCTCCATTTTTTCCCGCGGGCATTGTTTGCTTGTAGGGGTTCCCGGATTGGCAAAAACCCTTTTGGTAAATACGATTGCCGACACGCTTGGTTTGTCTTTCAACCGTGTTCAGTTTACTCCCGATCTAATGCCATCGGACATTGTAGGTTCTGAAATCCTGGACGAAAGCCGCCAGTTCAAATTCATCAAAGGGCCTTTGTTCAATAACATCATTTTGGCCGATGAGATTAACCGTACGCCTCCGAAAACGCAATCCGCACTTTTGGAAGCCATGCAGGAGCGAAGAGTAACTGCTGCGGGAACAACGTATTCATTGCCGCATCCGTTCTTCGTATTGGCAACACAAAACCCTATTGAACAGGAAGGAACTTATCCGTTGCCGGAAGCTCAGCTGGACCGTTTCATGTTCAATATCTGGGTAGATTATCCGACGTTCGTAGAAGAATTGGCGATAGTAAAAAGCACGACTTCCGATACAAAAATACAATTGAAACAAATCGTTTCAGGTGAAAAGATCGCGGAATACCAGGAATTGATCCGTCGTATTCCGGTTCCTGACAACGTATTGGAATATGCCGTGAAACTGGTCGCAAAAACACGTAAAGACAACCCGATGGCCCCGCAACTGACGAAAGATTTTATTTCGTGGGGAGCAGGTCCGAGAGCATCTCAATACTTAATTGTAGGAGCAAAATGCCACGCAGCACTGCACGGGCGTTTTTCACCGGATATCGACGACGTAAAAGCTGTTGCTTTACCGATTTTGAGACACCGTATCGTAAGAAATTACCGCGCGGAAGCAGAAGGGTTCTCCAACGACCGATTGATTTCGGAATTGATGAAGAGCTAA